The Mycolicibacterium fluoranthenivorans genomic interval CGATCGCGAGCACACGATGCGGCTGGCCCAGACGCTGCACCCGGGTACCGAACCCGTGCTGTTCGAGGACCAGAGCCACGCCGAGTGGGAGCATCAGGTGCGTGCGCTGCATCGCCAGTCCGCCATCGTCGCCAGTGACCGCGCGCACGCGCTGATCATCGGGGCCACCGAGGGCGCCGTCCCGGTGGCGATCTCGAACTGGACCACGGAGAAGCCGGTGCGCACCGTGCGGGCAGGCGGTATCTCGGTGCCGCTGGATTCGGACTCCTCCGTCGAATCGGTCGAGACCTATGTGGCTGCTCAGCTAGCGGAGCAGACCTCGATCGAGCGCCCGATCATCACTGCGCGCGAGCAAATCGCGGACGCCCGGATCCGAATGCGGGCAATCGTGAACAAGGCCGAATCCGCACGGTGAGTTCGCCCGTCACCGGCGTTCGCCGTCGGGCGGCCCGGGGGACTGGCCGACCGTCGGTGCGGCCACGGGTGTTCGCTTTGGGAAATCAAAGATGTTGTGCCCCAATTCATTTCGCGCTATCCGGGATGTCGCGACGGGGCGACCCGGGCCCGGCCGGGACTGGCCGGAAACCGTGGGCGGGTGCGGAATGTGCACGACCTCACGGATAGGTAACACCTCTCGATAGTTAGCTATGCATGCGAGTAAATTAGTTAGCTGTGACGGATGCAACAGACGGTGGGCGCAGTGTGGCGCCCCTGCGCGATGTCGACGGCGCCGTGCTGTCGGACCGGGTGCACGGGGCCGCCGACCCCAGCTTCGCCTGCGTGGTGCGGGCCTTCGGCCAATTGTTCGGACACCGCCACTTCGGTGGTGGCGCACTGTCGGTCTACCTGGACGGGGTTCCGGTCGTCGATGTGTGGACCGGCTGGTCCGACCGCCGGGGTCACCACGCCTGGACGGCCGACACCGGTGCGATGGTGTTCTCGGCCACCAAGGGTCTGGCCTCGACCGTCATCCACCGGCTCGTCGATCGCGGTCTCATGGACTACGACGCGCCCGTCGCCGAATACTGGCCGGAGTTCGCGGCCAACGGTAAAGCCGCGATCACCGTCCGCGATGTCATGCGGCACCGGGCCGGGCTGTCACAGCTGGGCTCCGTCACCAGTGCCGAACTGCTCGACCACGAGCTGATGGAGGCGCGCGTCGCGGCCGCGCGGCCGGGCCTGTTCCACGGGCGACCGGCCTATCACGCGCTCACCTACGGCTGGCTGCTGGCCGGTTTGGCCCGCGGGGTCACCGGCAGCGGCCTGCGTGAGCTGTTCCGCTCCGAGCTGGCCGCCCCGCTGGGTGTCGACGGGGTGTATCTGGGCCGTCCGCCCGCCGCGGCGCCGACGCAGCCGGCGCGGATCATCGGGCCCCAGGGTGTGTGGGAGAACCCGATCTTCAACGCGGTCGCGCCGCATATCGCCGCCCTGCCCCTGTCCGGTGGCTTCGGTGCCATGTACTTCCCGGGGATGCGGTCGATGGTGCAGGGGGACATGCCACTGTTGGACAGTGAGATGGCGTCGGCCAACGGGGTGGTCACCGCACGTGCGCTCGCCCGTGTGTACGGAGCCATCGCCAACGGCGGTGAGCTCGACGGGACGCGGTTTCTGTCGCCCGCGTTGGTGAAGGGCCTCACCGGGCCGCCCAGCCTGCATCCCGACGGCGCCATGCTCATGCCGATGTCCTTTCATCTGGGCTACCACGGCCTGCCTATTCCCGGAGTGCTTCCCGGATTCGGCCATGTCGGTCTGGGCGGCTCGCTGGGCTGGGCCGATCCCACTTCCGGGCTCGCCATCGGGTACGTCCACAACCGCCTGCTGACGCCGATGCTGGTCGCCGATCAGGCCGGATTCGTGGCCACCGCTGCGTTGATCCGGCGGGCGGCCGCGCAGGCACGCAACCGGGGTTTTGCCGCGATTCCGCAGTTCGGCACGCCTTTCGCCTGCCCCGCCTCGGCGGTCGGCTAGACGGTCTGCGCGGCCGCTCCAAATTTTGCCTGGGCGTGAAAGTAACTGTTCAGTAAGATCGCGGCCGAGTATTGCTGGGGCCCTGTGGGTCACCTGGTGGCGCGTGTGCGCCAAGGCGTCGGTGGCCGACGTCACTTCCGGACCTCACGAGGTTTCCTGGGTGTCGTCACCCTTCGATATTCGTTACCTACTGGTGAGTTGCCATCCGCCGTGACCGAGATAACCGCCGGGCCGGCACGGTCCGTGGCGTGGCGCGCGCCTGGGGCGGATGTTACTCGTGTTTCTGCTGCTAGGTGCCATCTGCGGTGGCGTTTCGCGGTGGGTGAACACTCGTTCGTGGTCGGCTCGCCATGTTGCGGCAAATAATTTACGTTAGCCGCCATTATTAGCTATAGTATGTCGTGGCTAATGTCGATCCGTACTAAGTGACGTGCGCCACATTTACTGAAACGTCAATTTCTGCGTCTCCGCGCAGGTGACGGGCGTATCCGGAAGTAGCTAGGCGATCTTGATATTGCTCGTGTAGCCTGCGCGTCGCGGCGTTTGAAACTGTAGAGTCCTTGGAGGATTTGCTCGGTTTTTAACGTCATCGTCAACGGAGACGGCTACGCTACCGACTCACCGACACGATTCGGCACTGGGGCGGAGAAAGGATCTGGGCAGCGCAGTGCGGCGCACATGAGGCACACATGGGTCCAAGAGCCGTATCTGTTGCTCGCTCGTCTTTGAGAATTACCGTCCGAAAGAGGTTGTAACCACGTGGTTGAGACACCTGTCACAGCTGTCGCCGTCATCGGTATGGCGGTTCGGTTGCCTGGCGGAATCGACTCACCCGAGCAGATGTGGCAGGCGCTGCTGCGCGGCGACGATTACGTCACCACTGTTCCGCTCGAACGCTGGGATGCCGAAGAGCACTACGACCCCGAGGTCGGGGTCCCCGGGCGCTCGGTCTCCAAGTGGGGCGCGTTCCTCGACGATGTCGCGGGCTTCGATGCCGACTTCTTCGGCATCGGCGACCGGGAGGCGACCGCAGCCGATCCGCAGCATCGCCTCCTGCTGGAAACCGCATGGGAGGCGGTGGAGCACGCCGGTATCGATCCCGCGACCCTGGACGGCTCGCTGACCGGTGTGTTCATGGGTCTGACGACCAATGACTACCAACTGATCGCCGCCGATGCGCACGCCATCGAGGGGCCGTACGGCTTCACCCACAACAACTACTCCATGGCGTCCGGCCGGGTGGCCTACCACATGGGGTTGCGCGGCCCGGCGTTCACCGTCGACTCGGCATGCTCCTCGGGTCTGCTGGCACTGCACATGGCCACGCGCAGTCTGCACATCGGCGAGAGCGACCTGGTGCTGGCCGGCGGCGCCCACATCATCCTCGACCCGCGCAAGTACGCCTCGGCGTCCGCGCAGGGCATGCTGTCCGGAACCGGACGGTGCCGGGCCTTCGACGAGAACGCCGACGGTTTCGTCTTCGCCGAAGCGAGCGCCGTCCTGCTGCTGAAGCGGCTGTCGGACGCCGAACGCGACGGCGACCGCATCCTGGCCGTCGTCCGGGGCACCGCCGCCAACCAGGACGGTCACACCGTCAACATCCTGACGCCCTCCAACGAATCCCAGACGGCCGTCTACCGGGCGGCCCTGGACTCCGGCGCGATCGACCCGGGCACCGTCGGCTTCGTCGAGGCCCACGGCACCGGGACGCCGGTGGGCGACCCGATCGAGTTCAAGAGCCTGGCCGACGTCTACGGCGGTACCGGACCCATCGCGATCGGCTCGTTGAAGACGAACTTCGGCCACAGCCAGTCCGCGTCGGGCGTGGTGAGTGTGATCAAGAGCGTGCTGGCGCTGCAGCACGGCGTCATTCCGCCGAACCTGCACTTCACCCGGATGCCCGAGGAGATGGAACGCCTCGGCACCGAATTCTTCGTCCCCACCGAGACCACCCCGTTCCCGGATAAGGGCGACCGTCCGCGCCGGGCGGCGGTGTCGGCGTACGGGATCTCCGGATCCAACGCGCACGCCGTGCTGGAGCAGGCGCCGCAGGCCGCTGACGTACCCGCCGCCGACGGCGAACCGGGTTCCCTTCTGTTCGCGCTGTCGTCCACCTCGGCCGACGAACTGCGGCGCACCGCGGGCCGGCTCGCCGACTGGGTCGCCGCCCACCCG includes:
- a CDS encoding serine hydrolase domain-containing protein — protein: MTDATDGGRSVAPLRDVDGAVLSDRVHGAADPSFACVVRAFGQLFGHRHFGGGALSVYLDGVPVVDVWTGWSDRRGHHAWTADTGAMVFSATKGLASTVIHRLVDRGLMDYDAPVAEYWPEFAANGKAAITVRDVMRHRAGLSQLGSVTSAELLDHELMEARVAAARPGLFHGRPAYHALTYGWLLAGLARGVTGSGLRELFRSELAAPLGVDGVYLGRPPAAAPTQPARIIGPQGVWENPIFNAVAPHIAALPLSGGFGAMYFPGMRSMVQGDMPLLDSEMASANGVVTARALARVYGAIANGGELDGTRFLSPALVKGLTGPPSLHPDGAMLMPMSFHLGYHGLPIPGVLPGFGHVGLGGSLGWADPTSGLAIGYVHNRLLTPMLVADQAGFVATAALIRRAAAQARNRGFAAIPQFGTPFACPASAVG